Proteins from a genomic interval of Arthrobacter sp. CAN_C5:
- the dapF gene encoding diaminopimelate epimerase → MTTRPDALLSPAPSALAGVAFTKGHGTGNDFILVTDPDGELQIRPDDVVAVCDRHRGIGADGLIRAIRSHHLPEGRALLQSDPSAEWFMDYRNADGSLSEMCGNGVRVFVHLLVSTGLLTLAEGATASIATRGGIKVVERSADGYSVDMGPWEFIFPGEAASRATDSLVETDGLEVPRPALSISMGNPHTVVALAEPSELDAARLFTPPLVEPAPVEGTNVEYVVPHDPLVHDGVGRVRMRVHERGVGETLSCGTGACAAAAATRFWAGAGAPLAWSVDVPGGVVGVRFHAGPEGREHVSLSGPAVLVATGTFL, encoded by the coding sequence GTGACTACACGACCCGATGCACTCCTTTCCCCCGCACCCAGCGCCCTCGCGGGGGTGGCCTTCACCAAGGGGCACGGCACCGGCAACGACTTCATCCTGGTCACTGATCCCGACGGTGAATTACAGATCCGTCCCGACGACGTCGTCGCCGTCTGTGACCGGCACCGCGGGATCGGCGCCGACGGGCTGATCCGGGCCATCAGGTCCCACCATCTGCCCGAGGGACGCGCGCTGCTCCAAAGCGACCCGTCCGCCGAATGGTTCATGGACTACCGCAATGCGGACGGTTCGCTCTCCGAGATGTGCGGCAACGGCGTCCGGGTGTTCGTCCACCTGCTGGTCTCCACCGGGCTCCTCACCCTCGCCGAGGGTGCAACGGCGTCCATTGCCACCCGCGGTGGCATCAAAGTGGTGGAGCGTTCCGCCGACGGCTACTCGGTGGACATGGGCCCCTGGGAGTTTATCTTCCCGGGGGAGGCGGCCTCCAGGGCCACCGATTCGCTGGTGGAGACCGACGGGCTGGAGGTGCCGCGGCCGGCCCTGTCCATCAGCATGGGCAACCCTCACACGGTGGTCGCACTCGCCGAACCCTCCGAACTGGATGCCGCGCGCCTGTTCACGCCCCCACTCGTCGAGCCAGCCCCCGTTGAGGGGACCAACGTCGAGTATGTGGTGCCCCACGACCCGCTCGTTCACGACGGCGTCGGACGCGTCCGGATGCGGGTCCACGAGCGGGGCGTGGGGGAGACCCTGTCCTGTGGGACCGGGGCGTGCGCCGCAGCGGCAGCCACCCGGTTCTGGGCCGGTGCAGGGGCCCCTCTCGCCTGGAGCGTCGACGTGCCGGGCGGCGTCGTCGGGGTCCGTTTCCATGCGGGACCCGAGGGACGCGAACACGTGAGCCTTAGCGGGCCGGCCGTCCTGGTGGCAACCGGGACGTTCCTCTAG
- the miaB gene encoding tRNA (N6-isopentenyl adenosine(37)-C2)-methylthiotransferase MiaB → MSLITPTLPPGLPATSAGAAEAPTSEVGRTYEVRTYGCQMNVHDSERISGLLEDAGYTAATDAQADVVVFNTCAVRENADNKLYGNLGMLASVKETHPGMQIAVGGCLAQKDRETILAKAPWVDAVFGTHNVGALPALLERARHNNEAQLEILESLDVFPSTLPTKRDAVYSGWVSISVGCNNTCTFCIVPALRGKERDRRPGDILAEIEALVADGAIEVTLLGQNVNSYGVEFGDRGAFAKLLRACGSIEGLERVRFTSPHPAAFTDDVIDAMAETPNVMPQLHMPLQSGSDSVLKAMRRSYRSTKFLGILDRVREKIPHASISTDIIVGFPGETEEDFQGTLDVVEKSRFATAFTFQYSKRPGTPAADLPGQIPKAVVQERFERLTALQDRIAAEENAMQLGRSVELMVTAQQGRKASETHRLSGRARDQRLVHFSVPDGVTPPRPGDLVTVTVTEAAAFHLVADPATAADIQIRRSRAGDAWDRSQADSCGAPTPGTTSPGAAVSLGMPTLPVRGA, encoded by the coding sequence GTGAGTCTCATTACCCCCACCCTTCCCCCCGGTCTCCCCGCCACGTCGGCGGGCGCGGCTGAAGCCCCGACCTCGGAAGTAGGGCGCACCTACGAGGTGCGCACCTATGGCTGCCAGATGAACGTCCACGATTCCGAGCGGATCTCGGGCCTCCTGGAGGACGCCGGCTATACCGCTGCCACCGACGCGCAGGCCGACGTCGTCGTCTTCAATACCTGCGCGGTGCGGGAAAACGCGGACAACAAGCTGTACGGCAACCTGGGGATGCTCGCCTCTGTGAAGGAAACCCACCCCGGCATGCAGATCGCCGTCGGGGGATGCCTGGCCCAGAAGGACCGCGAAACCATCCTGGCGAAGGCACCCTGGGTCGACGCGGTCTTCGGTACCCACAACGTCGGTGCACTTCCCGCTCTCCTGGAGCGGGCACGCCACAACAATGAGGCGCAGCTGGAGATCCTCGAATCCCTGGACGTCTTCCCCTCCACCCTTCCCACCAAGCGCGACGCCGTGTACTCCGGCTGGGTGTCCATCTCTGTCGGGTGCAACAACACCTGCACCTTCTGCATCGTGCCGGCACTGCGCGGCAAGGAGCGCGACCGGAGGCCAGGGGACATTCTCGCTGAGATCGAAGCGCTGGTCGCCGACGGGGCCATCGAGGTAACGCTGCTCGGCCAGAACGTGAACTCCTACGGCGTAGAGTTCGGCGACCGGGGGGCCTTCGCAAAACTACTCCGCGCGTGCGGCAGCATCGAGGGCCTCGAACGGGTCAGGTTCACCAGCCCCCACCCGGCGGCGTTCACCGACGACGTCATCGACGCGATGGCTGAAACGCCCAACGTGATGCCCCAGCTGCACATGCCCCTGCAATCCGGCTCCGACAGCGTCCTGAAGGCCATGCGCCGTTCCTACCGGTCCACCAAGTTTCTGGGCATCCTGGACCGGGTACGGGAAAAGATTCCGCACGCCTCAATCTCCACGGACATTATTGTGGGGTTCCCCGGCGAAACGGAGGAGGACTTCCAGGGCACGCTCGACGTCGTCGAGAAGTCCCGTTTCGCGACCGCCTTCACCTTCCAGTACTCCAAGCGTCCGGGCACCCCCGCCGCCGACCTGCCCGGGCAGATTCCCAAGGCCGTGGTGCAGGAACGGTTCGAGCGGCTCACCGCGTTGCAGGACCGCATCGCCGCCGAGGAGAACGCGATGCAGCTGGGGCGCAGCGTCGAGCTGATGGTGACAGCCCAGCAGGGCCGCAAAGCCAGCGAGACCCACCGCCTGTCCGGGCGCGCCCGCGACCAGCGACTGGTCCACTTCTCGGTACCCGACGGCGTCACGCCTCCCCGGCCGGGCGACCTGGTCACAGTCACCGTCACCGAGGCGGCAGCATTCCACCTGGTCGCCGACCCGGCGACCGCGGCAGACATCCAGATCAGGCGGTCACGGGCCGGCGATGCGTGGGATAGGTCACAGGCCGACTCCTGCGGTGCGCCCACTCCCGGCACGACCTCGCCAGGTGCCGCAGTATCGCTGGGAATGCCCACGCTCCCCGTCCGCGGCGCCTAG
- a CDS encoding class I SAM-dependent methyltransferase has product MDSHYFSAQPSGPEIRKPLRTVLAGVERTLVTSSGIFSADGLDKGTRILLAEAPDPEGTRMLDIGCGWGPLALTLALKAPDAEVVAVDVNERALALTAENAKLLGLRNVVAQRPEEVDAGATFDTIWSNPPIRVGKDELHALLLKWLPRLSTGGSAFLVVQKNLGADSLQKWLGDQLGVGYEVSRTASSKSFRIIQVERLSS; this is encoded by the coding sequence ATGGATTCCCACTACTTCAGCGCCCAGCCGTCCGGCCCGGAAATCCGAAAGCCGCTCCGCACGGTCCTGGCCGGAGTGGAGCGCACCCTGGTGACCTCGTCAGGCATTTTCAGCGCGGACGGCCTCGATAAGGGCACCCGCATTCTCCTGGCTGAGGCGCCCGACCCCGAGGGCACCCGCATGCTGGACATTGGCTGTGGCTGGGGGCCACTGGCGCTGACCCTTGCTCTGAAGGCGCCCGACGCCGAGGTGGTTGCCGTCGATGTGAACGAACGCGCCCTGGCGCTCACTGCCGAGAACGCGAAACTGCTGGGGCTGCGCAACGTCGTCGCCCAACGCCCCGAAGAGGTGGACGCCGGAGCCACCTTCGACACGATCTGGTCAAACCCACCGATCCGGGTAGGCAAGGACGAGTTGCATGCGCTGCTGCTGAAGTGGCTCCCCCGGCTCTCCACGGGCGGGTCGGCTTTCCTCGTGGTGCAGAAGAACCTCGGCGCGGATTCCCTGCAGAAGTGGCTGGGCGATCAGCTGGGAGTTGGGTACGAGGTGTCGAGGACTGCCTCCTCGAAGTCCTTCAGGATCATCCAGGTGGAGCGGCTCAGTTCCTGA
- a CDS encoding lytic transglycosylase domain-containing protein, with protein MTAARTGAGAALAVLALGASLLTAIAPAAAQDFPTWEEIRAAKDNTSAKQAQVVEIESLLDGLQSNSAELGDAAVHSAAEHAQAAQELRASERLSDTLAVQLAGAEAESEDLHRAAGAAAALSYKTGSANTGMLVLLDPEGAMDLLDRMMVLERVTDRAAGSYSDAVAAEREVESLRDQYDAATDRHRELATEAAQRLTDAQEDDTAARAAVQEHQSRSAELFEQLAELKDTTASLEAERITGLAEQAAFLEQQAAAEAAAKAREAAAALSATIAPPRAPAPPAVAAPAPQPTPAPRPTPPAPVPTTPAPAPAPRPAPAPAPAPAPRPAPGPAPEPVPAPAPAPAPAPGPLVDDPAGAQAYASSRLPSFGWDNGQFQCLVSLWNKESRWLTSANNPYSGAYGIPQSLPGSKMASSGADWRTNYRTQIEWGLGYIDGRYGSPCAAWQHSQRVNWY; from the coding sequence GTGACTGCTGCACGGACGGGCGCTGGTGCAGCGTTGGCCGTGCTGGCTCTTGGCGCCTCGCTCCTGACGGCCATTGCCCCGGCGGCCGCGCAGGACTTTCCCACCTGGGAGGAGATCCGCGCCGCCAAGGACAACACCTCGGCCAAGCAGGCCCAGGTCGTCGAGATCGAATCCCTGCTGGATGGACTGCAATCCAACTCAGCCGAATTGGGAGACGCTGCGGTGCACTCGGCCGCCGAACACGCACAGGCCGCCCAGGAGCTGCGCGCGAGTGAGCGGCTCTCGGATACCCTCGCCGTCCAGCTGGCCGGCGCCGAAGCGGAATCGGAAGACCTGCATCGGGCTGCGGGCGCCGCGGCCGCCCTCTCCTACAAGACCGGAAGCGCCAACACGGGCATGCTTGTCCTGCTGGATCCTGAGGGGGCCATGGACCTGCTCGACCGCATGATGGTGCTCGAAAGGGTGACCGACCGCGCCGCTGGGTCCTACAGCGACGCCGTTGCAGCCGAACGTGAGGTTGAGTCCCTCAGGGACCAATACGACGCTGCCACCGACCGGCACCGGGAACTTGCCACCGAGGCCGCCCAACGGCTCACCGACGCCCAGGAGGACGACACCGCGGCGCGGGCAGCGGTGCAGGAACACCAGTCACGGTCCGCCGAGCTGTTCGAACAACTGGCCGAGCTCAAGGACACCACCGCCAGCCTGGAAGCCGAGCGCATCACCGGGCTGGCGGAACAGGCAGCCTTCCTCGAACAGCAGGCGGCGGCCGAGGCAGCCGCCAAGGCACGTGAGGCTGCAGCTGCTTTATCGGCCACCATCGCCCCGCCCCGCGCTCCGGCACCCCCAGCCGTGGCGGCCCCAGCGCCACAGCCGACGCCCGCTCCACGCCCCACCCCGCCTGCGCCCGTTCCGACCACACCAGCACCTGCTCCCGCTCCGAGGCCGGCACCGGCCCCCGCCCCAGCGCCCGCTCCCAGGCCAGCGCCGGGCCCAGCTCCCGAGCCGGTGCCCGCCCCCGCGCCCGCCCCCGCGCCGGCGCCCGGCCCGCTTGTTGACGACCCCGCCGGCGCCCAGGCCTACGCTTCCTCGCGCCTACCCTCCTTCGGTTGGGACAACGGCCAGTTCCAATGCCTGGTCAGCCTGTGGAACAAGGAATCCCGCTGGCTGACCAGTGCCAACAACCCCTACAGCGGGGCGTACGGGATACCGCAGTCGCTGCCCGGCAGCAAGATGGCCAGTTCCGGCGCCGACTGGCGCACCAACTACCGCACCCAGATCGAATGGGGGCTCGGGTACATCGATGGCCGCTACGGGTCCCCGTGCGCCGCCTGGCAGCACTCCCAGCGCGTCAACTGGTACTAG
- the lexA gene encoding transcriptional repressor LexA: protein MTVRQKKILETIQRAIGTNGYPPSMREIGDTVGLASLSSVTHQLSQLERMGYLRRDPKRPRAMEILLPLTLDHDQKGAAAGTAAGAPTEIGGAIDAAMVPMVGRIAAGGPVLADQVVEDVMPLPRQLVGHGDLFMLRVYGDSMIDAAICDGDWVVVRRQQEAQNGDIVAALLDDEATVKTFRQRDGHTWLLPQNTQYEPILGDQATIMGKVVSVMRAL from the coding sequence ATGACCGTCCGGCAGAAGAAAATCCTGGAGACCATCCAGCGGGCGATCGGCACCAACGGCTATCCCCCGTCCATGCGCGAGATCGGAGACACGGTGGGGCTGGCGAGCCTGTCAAGCGTCACCCACCAGCTCTCGCAGCTGGAAAGGATGGGGTACCTAAGGCGGGATCCGAAGCGGCCCCGCGCGATGGAGATCCTGCTGCCCCTCACCCTTGATCACGACCAGAAGGGCGCCGCCGCTGGGACCGCTGCGGGAGCTCCAACCGAGATCGGCGGTGCCATTGACGCTGCAATGGTTCCCATGGTCGGCCGGATTGCTGCTGGTGGGCCCGTCCTCGCGGACCAAGTGGTCGAGGACGTCATGCCGCTGCCGCGGCAGCTGGTGGGCCACGGCGACCTGTTCATGCTTCGCGTTTATGGGGACTCAATGATCGACGCGGCGATCTGCGACGGCGACTGGGTGGTGGTCCGTCGGCAGCAGGAAGCCCAGAACGGTGACATCGTGGCAGCACTGCTGGACGACGAGGCGACGGTGAAAACGTTCCGCCAGCGTGACGGCCACACCTGGCTCCTGCCGCAGAACACCCAGTACGAGCCGATCCTCGGCGATCAGGCCACCATTATGGGCAAGGTCGTCTCGGTGATGCGCGCCCTCTAG
- the hflX gene encoding GTPase HflX: protein MSTSNGGPATPEPEIGPAEIQAVIDRILAKDEAASAKAAGNRFASAATGQDHERSSYDGDQQDLEERRALRRVAGLSTELEDVTEVEYRQLRLERVVLAGLWSEGTAEDAENSLRELSALAATAGSEVLDGIVQRRLKPDPGTFLGSGKAQELKDIVVATGADTVIVDSELSPSQRRGLEDIVKVKVIDRTALILDIFAQHAKSREGKAQVELAQLEYLLPRLRGWGDSMSRQAGGQVGGAGAGMGSRGPGETKIELDRRKIRTRMAKLRREISGMLPARETKRANRRRNEIPSVAIAGYTNAGKSSLLNRLTDAGVLVENALFATLDPTVRKAETADGLGYTLADTVGFVRSLPTQLVEAFRSTLEEIADSDLILHVVDVSHPDPEGQIAAVREVLAEVDARKVPEIIVLNKADAADPFVIERLRQREPRHVVVSARTGQGIPELLEAISAAIPRPSVKLTLLVPYERGDVVSRLHQSDAEILNLEHMESGTRLDVMVREGLAADLEEFRQHA from the coding sequence ATGTCCACGAGTAACGGGGGACCGGCCACGCCGGAACCGGAGATTGGCCCAGCCGAGATCCAGGCAGTCATCGACAGGATCCTGGCGAAAGACGAAGCAGCGTCCGCGAAGGCAGCGGGCAACCGATTCGCCAGCGCCGCGACAGGGCAGGATCATGAGCGGTCGTCCTACGACGGCGATCAGCAGGATCTTGAGGAGCGTCGCGCACTGCGGCGCGTCGCGGGACTGTCCACCGAGCTGGAAGACGTCACCGAGGTCGAATACCGGCAGCTCCGCCTGGAGCGTGTGGTGTTGGCTGGACTGTGGAGCGAAGGCACCGCTGAGGATGCCGAAAACTCGTTGCGGGAACTGTCAGCCCTAGCGGCCACCGCCGGCTCCGAGGTGCTCGACGGGATCGTCCAGCGCCGTCTCAAGCCGGACCCCGGCACCTTCCTCGGCTCGGGCAAGGCCCAGGAGCTCAAGGATATCGTGGTGGCTACCGGTGCAGACACGGTGATCGTCGACAGCGAGCTTTCGCCCTCCCAGCGCCGCGGTCTGGAGGACATCGTCAAGGTCAAGGTCATCGACCGGACCGCCCTCATCCTGGACATCTTTGCGCAGCATGCCAAGTCCCGCGAGGGCAAGGCCCAGGTGGAACTCGCCCAGCTCGAGTATCTGTTGCCACGGCTGCGTGGCTGGGGCGACTCGATGTCCCGGCAGGCTGGTGGCCAGGTGGGTGGCGCCGGTGCGGGTATGGGTTCCCGTGGCCCCGGTGAAACGAAAATCGAACTGGACCGTCGGAAGATCCGTACCCGGATGGCGAAGCTGCGTCGGGAAATCAGCGGCATGTTGCCGGCCCGGGAAACGAAGCGCGCGAACCGCCGTCGCAATGAGATTCCGTCGGTCGCGATCGCCGGTTACACCAACGCAGGCAAGTCCTCGCTGCTGAACCGCCTGACCGACGCCGGGGTGCTCGTGGAGAACGCCCTGTTCGCCACCCTCGATCCCACGGTTCGGAAGGCGGAAACCGCCGACGGACTCGGCTACACCCTGGCCGACACGGTCGGGTTCGTCAGGTCGCTGCCGACCCAGCTGGTCGAAGCGTTCCGGTCCACGCTGGAGGAGATCGCCGATTCCGACCTGATCCTGCACGTCGTGGATGTCTCCCACCCGGACCCGGAGGGCCAGATCGCCGCCGTCCGCGAGGTCCTCGCCGAGGTCGACGCCCGCAAGGTCCCCGAGATCATCGTCCTGAACAAGGCCGACGCCGCAGATCCGTTTGTGATCGAGCGCCTGCGTCAGCGCGAACCACGGCACGTGGTGGTCTCGGCCCGCACCGGGCAGGGCATCCCCGAGCTCCTGGAAGCCATCAGTGCCGCCATTCCCCGCCCCAGTGTGAAGCTGACCCTTCTGGTGCCCTATGAGCGCGGCGACGTCGTGAGCCGCCTGCACCAGTCCGACGCCGAGATCCTCAATCTCGAGCACATGGAGTCGGGAACCCGGCTCGACGTGATGGTGCGCGAGGGTCTCGCCGCTGACCTGGAGGAATTCCGCCAGCATGCCTGA
- a CDS encoding regulatory protein RecX, protein MARSIVLRQLTLAPKSRHQLASKLAEREVPDKVAAAVLDRFEEVELIDDAEFAMMWVRSRAATRSLARSALKRELAGKGIHGDLAEDALAQVSDDEEREAAEQLVRRKYRPLASAGDRASRDKETRRLVSMLARKGYSPSLAFGVVKAVLDDVAEREDEYENEGFDAVASDSSELDFR, encoded by the coding sequence ATGGCCCGGTCGATAGTCCTGCGCCAGCTCACCTTGGCACCGAAGAGCCGGCACCAGCTCGCCTCCAAACTAGCGGAGCGGGAGGTGCCGGACAAGGTGGCAGCCGCGGTGCTGGACCGGTTCGAGGAGGTCGAGCTGATCGATGACGCCGAGTTCGCCATGATGTGGGTGCGGAGCCGCGCAGCGACACGGTCGCTGGCACGCAGCGCCCTGAAGAGGGAACTGGCCGGGAAGGGAATCCACGGGGACCTTGCCGAGGACGCGCTGGCCCAGGTCAGCGACGACGAGGAGCGGGAGGCCGCCGAGCAGCTGGTACGCCGCAAGTACCGCCCCCTCGCCAGCGCCGGTGACCGGGCCAGCCGTGACAAGGAAACCCGGCGGCTGGTGAGCATGCTCGCCCGGAAGGGCTACAGTCCGTCCCTCGCCTTCGGGGTGGTGAAGGCTGTGCTCGACGATGTGGCCGAGCGTGAGGACGAGTACGAGAACGAGGGCTTCGACGCGGTGGCCAGCGACAGCTCGGAGCTCGATTTTCGGTAG
- a CDS encoding ATP-dependent DNA helicase, which produces MPESGATGPLELLDAAVEAMGGENRTGQHEMTQRVAEALNSGDHLLVQAGTGTGKSLAYLIPLISHALTHDKPAIVSTATLALQAQIVGRDVPRLLKALNGKLPRPVDVVLLKGRGNYVCKHKTGGGFPEEGAPDALFSLGEDTAAPHPAAGPATPLGREVVRLREWAEDTETGDRDELTPGVSEQAWRQVSVSSMECLGAQKCPVAAECFSERARAKAGDADIVITNHAMLAISAFEGLAVLPEYDVVVIDEAHELHDRVTGAVSGQLSTGMISAAASAARRHLSVSAEPLDSANRFFESTVEGIPSGLMAAGLTEDQESAITQVREACRAVLSDAKGDGPTPADGGRQMAKSHVMAVFELCERLLTATPAGEVLWASRPSTFSPGTGYSQPDDTAPATINIAPLSVAGKLREGLFADHTVVLTSATLAIGSEFGPVAGSLGLAGASAPSWTGVDVGSPFDYPKQGVLYVAKDLPKPERGTSPAQLDELEVLLKASRGGALGLFSSRRAAEEAAEALRPRVDFDILCQGDSSMSALVKQFSDEPDTCLFGTMSLWQGVDVPGRSCRLVTIDRIPFPRPDDPLMTARTRAVAKAGGNGFMSVSATHAAVRLAQGAGRLIRATEDKGVVAILDSRLANARYGSFLRAALPPFWSTTDRATALGVLERLAGEPR; this is translated from the coding sequence ATGCCTGAGAGCGGCGCCACCGGGCCGCTGGAACTCCTCGATGCCGCAGTCGAAGCCATGGGTGGTGAGAACCGCACCGGCCAGCACGAGATGACGCAGCGGGTCGCCGAGGCGCTCAATTCCGGCGACCACCTGCTGGTCCAGGCGGGAACGGGTACCGGCAAGTCTCTGGCCTACCTCATTCCGCTGATCTCCCACGCCCTGACCCACGACAAGCCAGCAATCGTGTCGACGGCGACCCTCGCCCTCCAGGCTCAGATAGTCGGCCGGGATGTGCCCCGGCTCCTGAAGGCGTTAAACGGCAAACTGCCGCGCCCGGTGGACGTTGTCCTCCTCAAGGGCCGCGGGAACTACGTCTGCAAGCACAAGACCGGCGGCGGCTTCCCTGAGGAAGGGGCCCCCGACGCGCTCTTCAGCCTCGGTGAGGACACCGCTGCACCCCACCCGGCGGCAGGCCCGGCCACACCGCTGGGCCGCGAGGTGGTCCGGCTCCGGGAATGGGCGGAGGACACTGAGACGGGTGACCGCGACGAACTTACCCCTGGCGTCAGCGAGCAGGCCTGGCGTCAGGTGTCGGTGAGCAGCATGGAGTGTCTGGGAGCCCAGAAATGCCCTGTTGCAGCTGAATGTTTCAGCGAGCGGGCCCGGGCGAAGGCGGGGGACGCCGACATCGTCATTACCAACCACGCCATGCTGGCCATCAGCGCGTTCGAAGGGCTGGCCGTCCTGCCCGAGTACGACGTGGTGGTCATTGATGAGGCACACGAACTGCATGACAGGGTCACGGGCGCGGTCTCCGGGCAGCTTTCGACCGGCATGATCTCCGCCGCTGCCTCAGCGGCGCGCCGACACCTGTCAGTGAGCGCTGAACCCCTGGATTCAGCGAACCGCTTCTTCGAGTCGACGGTCGAGGGCATCCCTTCCGGCCTGATGGCTGCAGGCCTCACCGAGGACCAGGAATCCGCCATCACGCAGGTCCGTGAGGCCTGCCGCGCGGTGCTCTCGGATGCGAAGGGGGATGGCCCAACCCCGGCGGACGGTGGCCGGCAGATGGCCAAGTCCCATGTCATGGCGGTCTTTGAACTGTGTGAACGACTGCTCACCGCGACCCCCGCTGGGGAAGTGCTGTGGGCGTCACGGCCCAGCACCTTCTCTCCGGGTACCGGGTATTCGCAGCCTGACGACACTGCGCCCGCCACGATCAACATTGCGCCGCTCTCCGTCGCAGGGAAATTGCGGGAGGGGCTCTTCGCCGACCACACGGTGGTGCTGACGTCGGCGACCCTCGCCATCGGTTCCGAGTTCGGACCGGTCGCCGGTTCGCTGGGGCTTGCCGGGGCGTCTGCGCCCTCCTGGACCGGGGTCGACGTCGGCAGTCCGTTCGACTACCCGAAGCAGGGCGTGCTCTACGTGGCGAAGGATCTGCCCAAGCCTGAGCGTGGCACCTCGCCGGCCCAACTCGATGAGCTGGAGGTGCTTCTCAAGGCCTCCCGGGGTGGGGCACTCGGGTTGTTCTCGTCCCGCCGCGCCGCGGAAGAAGCGGCAGAGGCGCTGCGACCCCGGGTCGACTTCGACATCCTGTGCCAGGGCGACTCCTCGATGTCCGCCCTGGTCAAGCAGTTTTCCGATGAGCCGGACACCTGCCTGTTCGGCACCATGTCGTTGTGGCAGGGAGTGGACGTGCCCGGCAGGTCCTGCCGACTCGTGACCATCGACCGGATTCCGTTCCCCCGGCCCGACGACCCCCTGATGACAGCCCGGACGAGGGCGGTGGCCAAGGCTGGCGGCAACGGCTTCATGAGCGTTTCCGCGACGCATGCGGCTGTCCGGCTCGCCCAGGGCGCCGGACGGCTGATCCGCGCGACCGAAGACAAGGGGGTGGTGGCGATCCTGGACTCCAGGCTGGCCAACGCACGGTACGGCTCGTTCCTACGTGCCGCACTTCCCCCGTTCTGGTCCACCACCGATCGCGCGACGGCGCTAGGGGTCCTGGAGCGTCTGGCTGGCGAGCCCCGCTAG
- the miaA gene encoding tRNA (adenosine(37)-N6)-dimethylallyltransferase MiaA, translating to MPTTEPTGPPLVAVVGPTGSGKSSIGIDLARRFDGEIINADSMQFYRGMDIGTAKVTLEERLGVPHHLLDTLDVRDEASVAAYQEQARAAVDDIRGRGRMPILVGGSGLYLRAALDVLEFPGTDAAIRTRLEDELARAGADPLRERLADVDPVSAGRDLDPRRLIRALEVHEVTGRPFSSFMPQRRYHQPALQIGLQVDRALLRERLATRVHTMVDNGLLDEVATLDSQGLRTGRTASRALGYAQFLRVLDGEWTADEAASDTIDATRRFARRQLTWFRADPRITWLDWEDPLLATRAADHIRHTLGLS from the coding sequence TTGCCAACCACCGAGCCCACCGGTCCGCCCCTGGTCGCCGTCGTCGGTCCCACCGGGTCCGGCAAGTCCTCGATCGGCATCGATCTGGCCCGCAGGTTCGACGGTGAGATCATCAACGCGGACTCCATGCAGTTCTACCGCGGCATGGATATTGGCACCGCCAAGGTGACCCTTGAGGAACGGCTCGGGGTCCCGCACCATCTGCTCGACACGCTCGACGTGCGGGATGAAGCAAGCGTGGCCGCGTACCAGGAGCAGGCGCGGGCGGCGGTCGACGACATCCGCGGGCGCGGCCGGATGCCGATCCTGGTCGGCGGATCCGGTCTCTACCTCCGGGCGGCCCTGGACGTCCTGGAATTTCCGGGCACGGATGCAGCCATCCGCACCCGGTTGGAGGATGAGCTTGCCCGCGCGGGAGCCGACCCCCTGCGCGAGCGGCTGGCCGACGTCGACCCGGTGTCCGCGGGGCGGGACCTCGACCCACGGCGCCTGATCCGCGCACTCGAAGTCCATGAGGTCACCGGCCGACCGTTCAGCTCCTTCATGCCGCAACGCCGGTACCACCAGCCGGCACTGCAGATCGGCCTGCAGGTTGACCGGGCTCTGTTGCGGGAACGGCTCGCCACCAGGGTCCACACCATGGTGGACAACGGATTACTCGACGAAGTCGCCACCCTCGACAGCCAGGGCCTGCGCACCGGCCGCACCGCGTCACGGGCCCTCGGCTACGCCCAGTTCCTGCGCGTCCTTGACGGGGAGTGGACCGCAGACGAAGCAGCCAGTGACACCATCGACGCCACCCGACGCTTCGCCCGCCGACAGCTCACCTGGTTCCGGGCCGACCCGCGCATCACCTGGCTCGATTGGGAGGACCCGCTCCTCGCCACCCGGGCCGCAGATCACATCCGGCACACGTTAGGCCTATCCTAG